A section of the Styela clava chromosome 9, kaStyClav1.hap1.2, whole genome shotgun sequence genome encodes:
- the LOC120338797 gene encoding aldo-keto reductase family 1 member B7-like, translating to MYELTLNTGHQMPALVLGFGIIPPEKVCTTVRAAIECGYRHIDSAWLYGNEKEIGDTLQDLYKEGKVKREEMFITSKLWAQFNDPKDVRKGFMESLNKLQTDYLDLFLIHIPCALPKADVPLPQDKNGAYLYNNVVHYVDTWKEIEKLQKEGLVRSIGISNFNEYQINRILKDCSIKPAVHQIESHPYLADVKHIEFCKRNGIAVVAYAALGSRTRSWATDNDPVVLEDPVLKSIAEKREKSVAQVAIRFQIQRGVGAVAKSVDPERIKSNFQVHDFALNEDEMKLIYTLDKKWRMFDLEGFLGGHKYWAHQENYSED from the exons ATGTACGAACTAACATTAAACACGGGACATCAGATGCCAGCTTTGGTATTGGGATTCGGGATT ATACCACCAGAAAAAGTCTGTACGACTGTCCGCGCTGCAATCGAATGTGGATACCGGCATATAGACAGTGCTTGGTTGTATGGAAATGAGAAAGAAATCGGAGATACTTTGCAAGATTTATATAAAGAAGGAAAAGTAAAAAGAGAAGAAATGTTTATAACAAGCAAG CTGTGGGCACAATTCAATGACCCAAAAGATGTGAGAAAGGGATTTATGGAAAGCCTAAACAAATTACAAACCGACTACTTGGATTTATTCCTGATTCACATCCCATGTGCTTTGCCG aaagCAGACGTTCCGCTTCCTCAAGACAAGAACGGAGCTTATCTTTACAACAACGTCGTTCATTATGTTGATACTTGGAAG GAAATcgaaaaattacaaaaagaaGGTTTAGTTCGAAGCATCGGGATTTCTAATTTCAACGAATACCAGATAAACCGAATATTGAAAGATTGCTCGATTAAACCTGCTGTTCATCAGATTGAATCTCATCCTTACTTAGCTGATGTGAAACATATAGAATTCTGCAAAAGGAATGGAATTGCTGTGGTGGCATACGCAGCGCTGGGATCCAGAACAAGATCCTG GGCTACCGACAACGACCCGGTTGTTCTTGAGGATCCAGTTTTGAAATCAATTGCagaaaaacgagagaaatcTGTCGCTCAAGTAGCAATAAGATTTCAAATACAAAGAGGAGTAGGAGCTGTTGCAAAAAGTGTGGATCCCGAGAGAATAAAGAGCAATTTTCAA GTTCACGACTTCGCATTGAACGAAGATGAAATGAAGCTGATTTATACTTTGGACAAGAAATGGAGAATGTTCGACTTGGAAGG
- the LOC144427131 gene encoding uncharacterized protein LOC144427131, with protein sequence MTSTTVIQCLSSLFSLVGLPEYVHSDRGRSFLSRDVTEFLARRGVANSNSTPYHPTGNAQCERINQTLWKTIKLLLASQKLPEGAWEIVLPDALHNVRSLLCASTNSTPHERLFGFQRRSMLGQSLPDWLLSRGSVLLRKFVRTKTEPLCDVVDLLDANSKYALVRHSDGRQTTVSVKDLAPCPDQSKAKPTETPNDLNDADLPEAQDELNSTSDENSETPVEDTESPQLRPSGRIRKSPDWYGDRIS encoded by the coding sequence ATGACTTCTACAACTGTGATACAGTGCCTTTCTTCCTTATTTTCACTGGTGGGATTACCTGAATACGTACATAGCGATAGAGGCCGGTCATTCTTATCAAGAGATGTTACGGAGTTTCTTGCAAGAAGGGGCGTTGCTAACAGCAATTCCACTCCGTACCATCCAACAGGAAATGCTCAGTGTGAAAGGATCAATCAAACGTTATGGAAGACTATAAAGCTACTTTTGGCTTCTCAAAAATTACCAGAGGGTGCCTGGGAAATTGTCTTACCTGATGCCTTGCATAACGTAAGATCTTTATTATGTGCGTCTACTAACTCGACTCCACATGAACGGTTGTTTGGTTTTCAACGACGATCGATGCTGGGCCAATCGCTCCCCGATTGGCTACTTTCAAGGGGTAGTGTGTTGCTTCGAAAATTCGTTCGGACAAAGACCGAACCTCTCTGCGACGTGGTGGATCTATTGGATGCCAATTCTAAATATGCACTGGTACGCCACTCAGATGGAAGACAAACTACAGTTTCTGTGAAAGACTTGGCGCCATGTCCCGACCAATCTAAAGCTAAACCAACCGAGACTCCAAATGATTTGAATGACGCTGATTTGCCAGAAGCTCAGGATGAATTAAATTCTACTTCGGATGAAAATTCGGAAACTCCCGTAGAAGATACTGAAAGCCCTCAACTTCGTCCCTCTGGTAGAATACGTAAGAGCCCGGATTGGTACGGAGATAGAATCTCTTAG